A window of Longispora fulva contains these coding sequences:
- the rph gene encoding ribonuclease PH gives MSRPDGRTAAALRPVNITRGWSRHPEGSVLVEFGDTRVLCTASVTDGVPRWRRGSGLGWITAEYSMLPRATNTRSDRESVKGKIGGRTHEISRLIGRSLRACLDLKALGENSIVLDCDVLQADGGTRTAAITGAYVALADAVDWLAARHKLAASPAKALHRSVAAVSVGIIKGEPRLDLSYAEDVNAEVDMNIVCTGAGEFVEVQGTGEDGVFDRDQLNALLDLGVLGCAELTEIQKKSRA, from the coding sequence ATGTCACGCCCAGACGGCCGTACGGCCGCAGCCCTCCGCCCCGTGAACATCACCCGCGGCTGGTCCCGCCACCCCGAGGGCTCCGTCCTCGTCGAGTTCGGCGACACCCGGGTGCTGTGCACCGCCAGCGTCACCGACGGCGTGCCCCGCTGGCGGCGCGGCTCCGGCCTCGGCTGGATCACCGCGGAGTACTCGATGCTGCCCCGCGCCACCAACACCCGCAGCGACCGCGAGAGCGTCAAGGGCAAGATCGGCGGGCGCACCCACGAGATCTCCCGCCTGATCGGCCGCAGCCTCCGCGCGTGCCTGGACCTCAAGGCCCTCGGCGAGAACTCCATCGTGCTGGACTGCGACGTCCTACAGGCCGACGGCGGCACCCGCACCGCGGCGATCACCGGGGCGTACGTCGCCCTGGCCGACGCCGTCGACTGGCTGGCCGCCCGGCACAAGCTCGCCGCCAGCCCCGCCAAGGCGCTGCACCGCTCCGTCGCCGCCGTCAGCGTCGGCATCATCAAAGGCGAGCCCCGCCTGGACCTGAGCTACGCCGAGGACGTCAACGCCGAGGTCGACATGAACATCGTCTGCACCGGGGCCGGCGAGTTCGTCGAGGTCCAGGGCACCGGCGAGGACGGCGTCTTCGACCGCGACCAGCTCAACGCCCTGCTCGACCTGGGCGTCCTCGGCTGCGCCGAACTCACCGAGATCCAGAAGAAGTCCCGCGCCTGA
- the bcp gene encoding thioredoxin-dependent thiol peroxidase has product MTEKLTPGDVAPDFTLPTADGGQLALKSLLGRKVVLYAYPAAMTPGCTKQACDFRDSLASLKAQGYEVVGISPDKPEKLAKFVERDAITFPLVSDVDKSVLDAYAAYGEKMNYGKVSMGVIRSTFVIDEEGKIEHAFYNVKATGHVAKLRRDLGLD; this is encoded by the coding sequence ATGACTGAGAAGCTCACGCCCGGCGACGTCGCGCCCGACTTCACCCTGCCGACCGCCGACGGTGGCCAGCTCGCCCTCAAGAGCCTGCTGGGCCGCAAGGTCGTGCTCTACGCGTACCCCGCGGCGATGACCCCCGGCTGCACCAAGCAGGCGTGCGACTTCCGCGACTCGCTCGCCTCCCTCAAGGCCCAGGGCTACGAGGTCGTCGGCATCTCCCCCGACAAGCCGGAGAAGCTCGCCAAGTTCGTCGAGCGCGACGCGATCACGTTCCCGCTGGTCTCCGACGTCGACAAGAGCGTGCTCGACGCGTACGCGGCGTACGGCGAGAAGATGAACTACGGCAAGGTCAGCATGGGCGTCATCCGCTCCACCTTCGTCATCGACGAGGAGGGGAAGATCGAGCACGCCTTCTACAACGTGAAGGCCACCGGCCACGTGGCGAAGCTCCGCCGCGACCTCGGTCTGGACTAA
- a CDS encoding copper resistance CopC/CopD family protein: MRKSALFIIALMAGLLLPAAPASAHAGLQRTDPPSGSIVAQAPRQVTLYFTEAVTPVPGQLRIIGPDGKRADRGEPSVGGSQVSIPLREGAGRGTYLVSYRIISDDSHPVSGGFAFSIEAPSTTAPGVLGGSGAEVDPVVSALLPISRYLGYVGLLLVVGPVLLMIGLWPTRLSRPGKLVWTGVGLLAGGTVLALYLQAPYVTGGALFGASGADLREVLSSRFGFTGLARLAVLAAAVPLLRRVLAAKNTKSDQIILGVLGTVAALTWPLAGHPSASPAPPLTVAVDLVHLVAMAVWLGGLVGLALHLLPRGTDGELRALMPVWSRWAGWAVTALVVAGVAQALIEVGTLPALFNTRYGQLLIVKAVLLAGVLGMASVARRKVLTGEPKVRRMVFGELAVTAVILAVTAFLVQQTPARTEAALPSASANLPFSATMNNSLFKLQVELDPAAVGNNTMHMYAFTPDGKPIKVLEWQVTVAMPSRDIAPIEVAVLQLTDDHAVGELTLPTPGTWELRFTLRVSDIDQATVSQTVQIK; encoded by the coding sequence GTGAGAAAATCGGCACTCTTCATCATCGCGCTGATGGCGGGACTGCTCCTGCCCGCCGCGCCGGCCAGCGCGCACGCCGGGCTGCAACGGACCGACCCGCCGTCGGGTTCGATCGTGGCCCAGGCCCCGCGCCAGGTGACGCTGTACTTCACGGAGGCGGTCACGCCCGTCCCCGGCCAACTGCGGATCATCGGGCCGGACGGCAAGCGCGCCGACCGGGGCGAGCCGTCGGTCGGGGGCTCCCAGGTGTCGATCCCGCTGCGGGAGGGGGCGGGGCGGGGGACGTATCTGGTGTCGTACCGGATCATCTCCGACGACAGCCACCCGGTGTCCGGCGGTTTCGCGTTCTCGATCGAGGCCCCGTCGACGACGGCCCCCGGGGTGTTGGGCGGTTCGGGCGCCGAGGTGGACCCGGTGGTCTCGGCGCTGCTGCCGATCTCCCGTTACCTGGGCTACGTCGGCCTGCTGCTGGTCGTGGGCCCGGTGCTGCTGATGATCGGTCTGTGGCCGACCCGGCTGTCCCGGCCCGGCAAGCTGGTCTGGACCGGCGTGGGCCTGCTCGCCGGCGGCACCGTGCTGGCCCTGTACCTCCAGGCGCCCTACGTCACCGGCGGCGCGCTGTTCGGCGCGTCGGGCGCGGACCTGCGGGAGGTCCTGTCCAGCCGGTTCGGGTTCACAGGTCTGGCCAGGCTGGCTGTGCTGGCGGCGGCGGTCCCGCTGCTCCGCCGGGTGCTGGCGGCGAAGAACACGAAGAGCGACCAGATCATTCTGGGGGTACTGGGCACCGTCGCCGCCCTCACCTGGCCCCTGGCCGGCCACCCGAGCGCCTCGCCGGCCCCGCCGCTGACCGTGGCCGTGGACCTCGTCCACCTGGTCGCGATGGCTGTGTGGCTCGGCGGCCTGGTCGGCCTGGCCCTGCACCTGCTGCCCAGGGGCACCGACGGCGAGCTGCGCGCGCTGATGCCGGTGTGGTCGCGCTGGGCCGGCTGGGCGGTCACCGCGCTGGTCGTGGCGGGGGTCGCGCAGGCGCTGATCGAGGTGGGCACCCTGCCGGCCCTGTTCAACACCCGGTACGGGCAGCTCCTGATCGTCAAGGCCGTCCTGCTGGCCGGCGTGCTGGGCATGGCGTCCGTGGCCCGAAGGAAGGTGCTGACCGGGGAGCCGAAGGTGCGCCGGATGGTGTTCGGCGAGCTGGCGGTCACGGCCGTGATCCTCGCGGTGACGGCGTTCCTGGTGCAGCAGACCCCGGCGCGGACCGAGGCGGCGCTGCCGTCGGCCTCGGCGAACCTGCCGTTCTCGGCGACGATGAACAACTCCCTGTTCAAGCTGCAGGTGGAGCTGGATCCGGCGGCGGTCGGCAACAACACGATGCACATGTACGCCTTCACCCCGGACGGCAAGCCGATCAAGGTCCTGGAGTGGCAGGTCACGGTCGCGATGCCGTCGAGGGACATCGCGCCGATCGAGGTGGCCGTCCTCCAGCTCACCGATGACCACGCGGTCGGGGAGCTCACGCTGCCCACCCCCGGCACCTGGGAGCTGCGGTTCACGCTCCGGGTGTCCGACATCGACCAGGCGACCGTCAGCCAGACGGTGCAGATCAAGTAA
- a CDS encoding PLP-dependent cysteine synthase family protein: protein MARYDSLLAACGDTPLVGLPRLSPSPQVRLWAKLEDRNPTGSIKDRAALHMVRAAEESGRLKPGDTLLEPTSGNTGVALAMVAKLRGYRLVCVLPENVSPERVALLRMYGAEIIFSPAAGGSNQAVAKAKILAGEHPDWVMLFQYGNEANARAHYETTGPEILRDLPTITHLVAGLGTTGTLMGIGRYLREKVDGIQIIAAEPRYGELVYGLRNIDEGYVPELYDASVLTRRFSVGTQDAVLRTRQLVEVEGLFVGFSTGAVLHAALAVAHEAAKAGQEADVAFIVADGGWKYLSTGAYAGTLAEAEAALEGQLWA from the coding sequence ATGGCGAGATACGACTCGCTGCTGGCCGCCTGCGGGGACACGCCGCTCGTCGGGTTGCCCCGACTGTCGCCGTCCCCCCAGGTGCGGCTGTGGGCCAAGCTCGAGGACCGCAACCCCACCGGCAGCATCAAGGACCGCGCGGCCCTGCACATGGTGCGCGCGGCCGAGGAGTCCGGCCGGCTCAAGCCCGGCGACACCCTGTTGGAACCCACCAGCGGCAACACCGGCGTCGCGTTGGCCATGGTCGCCAAGCTCCGGGGGTACCGGCTGGTCTGCGTTCTTCCCGAGAACGTCTCCCCGGAGCGGGTCGCCCTGCTCCGGATGTACGGCGCCGAGATCATCTTCTCGCCGGCCGCCGGGGGCTCCAACCAGGCCGTCGCCAAGGCCAAGATCCTCGCCGGGGAGCACCCCGACTGGGTGATGCTCTTCCAGTACGGCAACGAGGCCAACGCCCGCGCGCACTACGAGACCACCGGCCCGGAGATCCTCCGCGACCTGCCCACCATCACGCACCTCGTCGCCGGGCTCGGCACGACGGGCACCCTGATGGGCATCGGCCGCTACCTGCGGGAGAAGGTCGACGGCATCCAGATCATCGCCGCCGAGCCCCGGTACGGCGAGCTGGTCTACGGCCTGCGCAACATCGACGAGGGCTACGTCCCCGAGCTGTACGACGCCTCCGTGCTCACCCGCCGGTTCTCCGTAGGCACCCAGGACGCCGTCCTGCGCACCCGCCAGCTCGTCGAGGTCGAGGGGCTGTTCGTCGGCTTCTCCACCGGGGCGGTGCTGCACGCGGCGCTCGCCGTCGCCCACGAGGCGGCCAAAGCCGGCCAGGAGGCCGACGTGGCGTTCATCGTGGCCGACGGCGGCTGGAAGTACCTGTCCACGGGTGCGTACGCCGGCACGCTCGCTGAGGCGGAAGCCGCCCTGGAGGGCCAGCTCTGGGCCTGA
- a CDS encoding HNH endonuclease signature motif containing protein, which yields MENLRPKWSRVIYTREMLEKAVAESVSVMGVMRALGIRLTGGSHAHLKRRITREGIDISHFTGSNHNRGKKSAYRLSARQILVQRGSDQNRAKPEMLRRAMLESGIPHECATCGSLAEWQGRPLTLHVDHISANFADCRLENLRFLCPNCHSQTATYAGKGKRKRTDDQPAGPESAAVDSEGAAKVS from the coding sequence ATGGAGAACCTTCGTCCGAAGTGGAGCCGGGTGATCTACACCCGGGAGATGCTCGAGAAGGCCGTTGCCGAGTCGGTGAGCGTCATGGGCGTGATGCGCGCCTTGGGAATCAGGCTCACTGGCGGAAGCCATGCCCACCTGAAGCGTCGCATCACCCGCGAAGGGATCGACATCTCACACTTCACGGGCAGTAACCACAATCGGGGCAAGAAATCTGCCTACCGGCTCAGCGCACGGCAGATCCTGGTCCAGCGAGGATCGGACCAGAATCGCGCGAAACCCGAGATGCTCCGCCGCGCGATGCTGGAATCCGGGATCCCTCACGAATGCGCTACGTGCGGAAGTCTCGCGGAATGGCAGGGCCGACCCCTCACCCTGCACGTGGATCACATCAGCGCGAATTTCGCTGACTGCCGACTGGAGAATCTTCGTTTTCTCTGCCCGAACTGCCACAGTCAGACCGCGACCTACGCCGGCAAAGGAAAGCGGAAACGGACAGACGACCAGCCTGCGGGGCCCGAAAGCGCCGCCGTAGACTCTGAGGGCGCAGCGAAGGTATCGTGA
- a CDS encoding MauE/DoxX family redox-associated membrane protein has translation MSAPRTATSGRRRHITRVVSTLARLGLAGIWLVAGGSKVSDLGASVRAVNAYELLPNGAAQIVGSALPFIEIMIGLLLLAGLFTRAAAIVSAGLFVMFIFGIASAWARGLQIDCGCFGGGGALAAGESPTYFWETLRDIGFLAAAGFLILRPRTWLSLDGVLLGGPSGPDTSKG, from the coding sequence ATGTCAGCGCCACGGACGGCCACATCCGGCCGACGTCGGCACATCACCAGGGTGGTCAGCACCCTGGCCAGACTCGGCCTCGCCGGGATCTGGCTGGTCGCCGGAGGGTCCAAGGTCTCCGACCTCGGCGCGTCGGTCCGGGCGGTGAACGCCTACGAACTCCTGCCCAACGGCGCCGCCCAGATCGTCGGATCGGCGCTGCCGTTCATCGAGATCATGATCGGGCTGCTGCTGCTCGCCGGGTTGTTCACCCGGGCGGCGGCGATCGTCTCAGCCGGCCTGTTCGTGATGTTCATCTTCGGCATCGCCTCGGCGTGGGCCAGGGGACTCCAGATCGACTGCGGCTGCTTCGGCGGCGGCGGCGCACTGGCCGCCGGCGAATCGCCCACATACTTTTGGGAGACTTTGAGGGATATAGGGTTTCTGGCGGCAGCCGGTTTCCTGATCCTCCGGCCGCGCACCTGGCTCTCCCTCGACGGGGTGCTTCTGGGTGGCCCTTCCGGGCCCGACACGAGCAAGGGATAA
- the rdgB gene encoding RdgB/HAM1 family non-canonical purine NTP pyrophosphatase, which translates to MRLLLASRNAKKITELRRIMTDLDIVGLDDVPAFPETVESGLTFEENALLKARDGARASGLPCVADDSGLAVDALNGMPGVFSARWSGRHGDDLANLQLLLGQLGDVPDEYRAGGFVCAAALVLPSGEEHVVLGEMRGTIIREPRGTGGFGYDPIFVPDGYDVTSAELTPAAKDAISHRGQAFRELATLIADLPQT; encoded by the coding sequence GTGAGGCTGCTGCTCGCGTCCCGCAACGCCAAGAAGATCACCGAACTCCGCCGGATCATGACCGACCTCGACATCGTCGGCCTCGACGACGTCCCGGCGTTCCCCGAGACCGTCGAGTCCGGCCTCACCTTCGAGGAGAACGCCCTCCTCAAGGCCCGCGACGGCGCCAGGGCCTCCGGCCTGCCCTGCGTCGCCGACGACTCCGGCCTCGCCGTGGACGCGCTCAACGGCATGCCCGGCGTGTTCAGCGCGCGCTGGTCCGGCCGGCACGGCGACGACCTGGCCAACCTCCAGCTCCTGCTGGGCCAGCTCGGCGACGTCCCGGACGAGTACCGCGCCGGGGGCTTCGTGTGCGCGGCCGCGCTCGTGCTGCCCTCGGGCGAGGAGCATGTCGTGCTGGGCGAGATGCGGGGCACGATCATCCGGGAGCCGCGCGGCACGGGCGGCTTCGGCTACGACCCGATCTTCGTCCCCGACGGGTACGACGTGACCAGCGCCGAACTGACCCCTGCGGCGAAGGACGCGATCAGCCACCGAGGCCAGGCCTTCCGCGAGCTGGCCACCCTGATCGCGGACCTGCCCCAGACCTGA
- a CDS encoding MBL fold metallo-hydrolase yields the protein MKLTVLGCAGSFPGPQSACSGYLVEAAGFRLLIDFGTGTLGALQRLGDMYGIDAIIVTHLHPDHMLDAASYVVARRYCPTGKLPALPLYGPSGVAQRLHDVYDRTDAPLDDVYDFRELTPGEFDLGPFRVTTELMDHPVETFGLRITHGGRSLAYSSDTGPCDALLKLAQGADALLCEASYLEGADNPPHLHLTGKDAGEHATQAGVKLLLITHLVAAWGDEDQTRREVRDAYAGPVDIVRSGSVYEI from the coding sequence ATGAAGCTCACCGTTCTGGGCTGCGCTGGCAGCTTCCCCGGACCCCAGTCGGCCTGCTCGGGATACCTGGTCGAGGCGGCCGGCTTCCGGCTGCTCATCGACTTCGGCACCGGCACCCTGGGCGCGTTGCAACGCCTCGGCGACATGTACGGCATCGACGCCATCATCGTCACCCACCTGCACCCCGACCACATGCTCGACGCCGCGTCCTACGTCGTCGCCCGGCGCTACTGCCCGACGGGCAAACTCCCGGCCCTCCCGCTGTACGGCCCCTCCGGTGTCGCCCAGCGCCTGCACGACGTCTACGACCGCACCGACGCCCCTCTCGACGACGTGTACGACTTCCGGGAGCTCACCCCCGGGGAGTTCGACCTCGGCCCGTTCCGGGTCACCACGGAGCTGATGGACCACCCGGTGGAGACCTTCGGGCTCCGGATCACCCACGGCGGCCGCAGCCTGGCCTACTCGTCGGACACCGGCCCCTGCGACGCCCTGCTCAAGCTCGCCCAGGGCGCCGACGCGCTGCTCTGCGAGGCCAGCTACCTCGAGGGCGCCGACAACCCGCCGCACCTGCACCTCACCGGCAAGGACGCCGGCGAGCACGCCACCCAGGCCGGCGTGAAGCTCCTCCTGATCACGCACCTCGTCGCGGCATGGGGCGACGAGGACCAGACCCGCCGGGAGGTACGCGACGCGTACGCCGGCCCCGTCGACATCGTCCGCTCCGGCTCGGTCTACGAGATCTGA
- a CDS encoding MoaD/ThiS family protein, which translates to MAIEVRIPTILRSYTGGAKAVEGAGTTLAELLTDLDGQYNGLRGRLITDDGGLHRFVNIYVNDEDVRFTGSLETKVADGDSVTILPAVAGGAFGFAALAALGWTGGADLALRGQVLAAH; encoded by the coding sequence ATGGCAATCGAAGTCCGCATCCCCACCATCCTGCGGTCCTACACCGGCGGCGCCAAGGCCGTCGAAGGCGCGGGCACCACGCTCGCCGAGCTGCTCACCGACCTCGACGGCCAGTACAACGGCCTGCGCGGCCGGCTGATCACCGACGACGGCGGCCTGCACCGGTTCGTCAACATCTACGTCAACGACGAGGACGTCCGGTTCACCGGCTCCCTGGAGACCAAGGTCGCCGACGGCGACTCGGTCACCATCCTGCCGGCCGTGGCCGGTGGGGCGTTCGGGTTCGCGGCGCTGGCGGCGCTCGGGTGGACCGGTGGTGCCGATCTGGCGCTGCGCGGTCAGGTTCTCGCGGCGCACTAG
- a CDS encoding zf-HC2 domain-containing protein — protein sequence MTCGEVRAALSALFDGEVAELSAQATEAHLSGCAACRTWQVQALRLPDLAWTASPPDLTARVLAAVAEDEKAARRARWQILRFAVGAAAVIQLLLALPVLLDGGSGPHASREMASFDIALAVGFLLAAWQPSRARAFVPVAAVLAGCLALTSGMDVLNDSTALAHETGHLVALVQAGLLWALGRTSVRGGARPATVTP from the coding sequence ATGACGTGTGGTGAGGTCCGGGCGGCGCTGTCGGCGCTCTTCGACGGTGAGGTGGCGGAGCTCTCGGCGCAGGCGACGGAGGCTCATCTGTCGGGCTGCGCGGCCTGCCGGACGTGGCAGGTCCAGGCGCTCCGGCTGCCGGACCTGGCCTGGACGGCTTCCCCGCCGGACCTCACGGCCAGGGTGCTGGCCGCCGTCGCCGAGGACGAGAAGGCCGCCCGGCGGGCCCGGTGGCAGATCCTGCGGTTCGCGGTGGGCGCCGCGGCGGTGATCCAGCTCCTGCTGGCCCTGCCGGTGCTGCTCGACGGCGGCTCAGGGCCGCACGCGAGCCGGGAGATGGCGTCGTTCGACATCGCGCTGGCCGTGGGCTTCCTGCTCGCGGCGTGGCAGCCGTCGCGGGCCCGGGCGTTCGTGCCGGTCGCGGCCGTTCTGGCCGGTTGCCTGGCGCTGACCAGCGGCATGGACGTGCTCAACGACTCCACGGCCCTGGCGCACGAGACCGGGCACCTGGTGGCCCTGGTCCAGGCGGGCTTGTTGTGGGCTCTGGGCCGCACATCGGTGCGTGGCGGTGCCCGTCCCGCTACGGTCACACCGTGA
- a CDS encoding DsbA family protein: protein MSKRVDQKTAARVVREQIAAEDRRRRVMWTAIGVTLAVLIAGAIGYGVWQAQQPTKYNVPATATEKKDGMVIPGTTGKAKVEIYLDYQCPACKQVEDAITPTVDQWIKDNKITLIYHPVAILDQMSSPNQYSTRASGAAACAADGGKLYEFSKQLYARQPAENTGGLPDDDIIAAGGAAGLIDPAFARCVRDQTYKGWAKKVTDDFTKRGLQHTPTLFVNDVEVVADKGKGDTSVVDALKRMVTDVK, encoded by the coding sequence GTGAGCAAACGAGTTGATCAGAAGACGGCCGCCCGGGTCGTCCGCGAACAGATCGCCGCCGAGGACCGGCGCCGCCGCGTGATGTGGACCGCGATCGGCGTCACGCTCGCCGTGCTGATCGCCGGGGCCATCGGGTACGGCGTCTGGCAGGCCCAGCAGCCGACCAAGTACAACGTGCCGGCCACCGCCACCGAGAAGAAGGACGGCATGGTCATCCCGGGCACGACCGGGAAGGCCAAGGTCGAGATCTACCTCGACTACCAGTGCCCGGCGTGCAAGCAGGTCGAGGACGCCATCACGCCCACGGTCGACCAGTGGATCAAGGACAACAAGATCACGCTGATCTACCACCCGGTGGCGATCCTGGACCAGATGTCCTCGCCGAACCAGTACTCCACCCGGGCCTCCGGGGCCGCGGCCTGCGCCGCCGACGGCGGCAAGCTCTACGAGTTCAGCAAGCAGCTCTACGCCCGCCAGCCCGCCGAGAACACCGGCGGCCTCCCCGACGACGACATCATCGCCGCCGGCGGCGCGGCCGGCCTGATCGACCCGGCGTTCGCCCGCTGCGTGCGGGACCAGACCTACAAGGGCTGGGCGAAGAAGGTGACCGACGACTTCACCAAGCGCGGCCTCCAGCACACCCCGACCCTGTTCGTGAACGACGTCGAGGTCGTCGCCGACAAGGGCAAGGGCGACACCAGCGTCGTCGACGCCCTCAAGCGCATGGTGACTGACGTTAAATAG
- a CDS encoding sigma-70 family RNA polymerase sigma factor, translated as MNPAPDSATQWALAARDGDPVAQAALVRETQSDVWRLCASLADARVADDLTQETYLRAFKALARFEARSTVRTWLLGIARRVCVDHIRVMIRQRRADNAFEEPAYQPDPAAGVSGEDLLRRLPADRRSAFVLTQVLGLSYAEAADIESVPIGTIRSRVARARADLVEAVETALTS; from the coding sequence GTGAATCCCGCTCCCGACTCCGCGACGCAGTGGGCGCTCGCGGCCCGGGACGGCGACCCGGTCGCGCAGGCGGCCCTGGTCCGCGAGACCCAGTCCGACGTGTGGCGGCTGTGCGCCAGTCTGGCCGACGCCCGGGTGGCCGACGACCTGACCCAGGAGACGTACCTGCGGGCGTTCAAGGCCCTCGCCCGGTTCGAGGCGCGCTCCACGGTGCGGACCTGGCTGCTCGGCATCGCCCGCCGGGTGTGCGTGGACCACATCCGGGTGATGATCCGCCAGCGCCGGGCGGACAACGCCTTCGAGGAGCCCGCGTACCAGCCCGACCCCGCAGCCGGGGTGAGCGGGGAGGACCTGCTGCGGCGGTTGCCGGCCGACCGGCGGAGCGCGTTCGTGCTCACCCAGGTGCTCGGCCTGTCGTACGCGGAGGCCGCTGACATCGAATCAGTACCTATTGGGACAATCAGATCACGGGTCGCTCGGGCCCGGGCAGATCTGGTCGAGGCAGTCGAGACGGCGCTCACCAGCTGA
- a CDS encoding Mov34/MPN/PAD-1 family protein, with translation MLTIDRAIADAIVAHARRDHPDEACGVVAGPAGSDKPLRHIPMANAERSTTFYRFDSMEQLRVWREMDDLDEEPVVIYHSHTATEAYPSRTDINLAAEPGAHYVLVSTRADDETELRSFRIVDQQVTEEPIQVVDSDAVQTYMFGQTPTTVVYDC, from the coding sequence GTGCTGACCATCGACCGTGCGATCGCCGACGCGATCGTCGCCCACGCGCGCCGGGACCACCCGGACGAGGCGTGCGGTGTCGTGGCAGGCCCGGCCGGATCGGACAAACCGCTCAGGCACATCCCGATGGCGAACGCGGAACGGTCCACGACCTTCTACCGCTTCGACTCGATGGAGCAGCTCCGGGTGTGGCGCGAGATGGACGACCTGGACGAGGAGCCGGTCGTCATCTACCACTCGCACACCGCCACCGAGGCCTACCCGTCGCGCACCGACATCAACCTCGCCGCCGAGCCGGGCGCCCACTACGTGCTCGTCTCCACCCGGGCGGACGACGAGACGGAGCTGCGGTCGTTCCGCATCGTTGACCAGCAGGTCACCGAGGAACCGATCCAGGTCGTCGATTCCGACGCGGTGCAGACGTACATGTTCGGGCAGACGCCGACGACGGTGGTCTACGACTGTTAA
- the murI gene encoding glutamate racemase codes for MTDAPIGIFDSGVGGLTVARAVLEALPHEELRYLADTAHVPYGPKPIADVRRYALGCLDRLVDEGVKALVIACNSASAACLHDARERYPVPVIEVIRPAVRRAVSATRNGQVGVVCTVATANSKAYEDAFGAAPHVSVHTVAAPAFVDFVERGVTTGRQLLGLAQGYLEPLERAGVDTLVLGCTHYPLLAGMLGLVMGDGVTLVSSADETARDLYRILTERDLLRSADAPPPRHTFTTTGDAAAFTKLAGRFLGNIEVSS; via the coding sequence GTGACGGACGCGCCCATCGGCATATTCGACTCGGGGGTCGGGGGGCTCACGGTCGCCCGAGCGGTCCTTGAGGCGCTCCCGCATGAGGAGCTGCGCTACCTCGCCGACACGGCACACGTGCCGTACGGCCCGAAACCCATCGCCGACGTCCGGCGGTACGCGTTGGGGTGCCTCGACCGCCTCGTCGACGAGGGCGTCAAGGCCCTCGTGATCGCGTGCAACTCCGCGTCGGCCGCCTGCCTGCACGACGCCAGGGAACGCTATCCGGTCCCGGTCATCGAGGTGATCCGCCCGGCCGTGCGACGCGCCGTCTCGGCCACCCGCAACGGTCAGGTCGGCGTGGTGTGCACGGTCGCGACGGCCAACAGCAAGGCGTACGAGGACGCGTTCGGGGCCGCCCCGCACGTCAGCGTGCACACCGTCGCCGCCCCGGCGTTCGTGGACTTCGTGGAGCGCGGCGTCACCACCGGCCGCCAACTCCTCGGCCTCGCCCAGGGCTACCTCGAACCTCTCGAACGCGCCGGGGTCGACACCCTCGTCCTCGGCTGCACCCACTACCCGCTCCTCGCCGGCATGCTCGGCCTCGTGATGGGGGACGGCGTGACCCTGGTGTCCAGCGCCGACGAGACGGCGCGCGATCTGTACAGAATCCTCACAGAACGTGACCTGCTACGGTCCGCCGACGCGCCGCCGCCGCGCCACACGTTCACCACCACAGGCGACGCTGCCGCCTTCACCAAGCTGGCCGGCCGATTCCTCGGGAATATTGAGGTCTCCTCATGA
- a CDS encoding PLD nuclease N-terminal domain-containing protein, whose protein sequence is MARIYALLFVLDIIMVVYSTIDCITTPAHEVRNLPKLGWILLILLFSPAGWIAWFVAGRPASGGVAAQGQGPEAPRWSRPLAPDDDPEFLRGLGKQSRDDEKLLKDWEADLRRREDELRKKKDEPEES, encoded by the coding sequence GTGGCCCGCATCTACGCTCTTCTGTTCGTCCTCGACATCATCATGGTGGTGTATTCGACGATCGACTGCATCACGACGCCGGCGCACGAGGTGCGCAACCTGCCCAAGCTCGGGTGGATCCTGCTGATCCTGCTGTTCTCGCCGGCCGGGTGGATCGCGTGGTTCGTGGCGGGTCGGCCGGCGTCGGGGGGCGTGGCGGCGCAAGGTCAGGGCCCGGAGGCTCCCAGGTGGTCTCGGCCCCTCGCGCCGGATGACGATCCGGAGTTCCTACGCGGGCTGGGGAAGCAGAGCCGGGATGACGAAAAGTTGTTGAAGGACTGGGAGGCGGATCTTCGGCGGCGGGAGGACGAGCTCCGCAAGAAGAAGGACGAGCCGGAGGAGTCCTGA